TCAGGATTTGAACTGGGCTGGCTGCTGTGGTCACCCGGTTTGTCAgcggtgtgtgtgctgatgacgTGACTGTTAAGAGTTGTGGTACTGATGAAGACTTCTCCACAATGGTCACAAATGCAGCCCCCCTCCACACCAGTCTCCTCTCCATGATGAACTCCTACAGTCTTGtcgttgttgttttgttgtttccgATGGTGTTTTTGGTGTCCCCTCTGCTGTCCGGAACTCTCGCAACCTGCACAGTTGTGTGGCCTTGCCTTAGACGGTCGCCGAGCTTCGCCATCCCGCCTGCGTTTATTCTGTAGTGTTCCATCTGAATGTTCCAATACACCTGGGTCATATTTGAAGTAGACAGTTATATTTGCATGCAGTAACTCAGTCTGAAGCACTGACTGTTAACCTAGCTTATAATGTGTTCAATTTGTATGCGTTGACGATTTTTAACCGGTTTGTGGCCGGTAACTTGTGAAATGACGTAACTTTGAAGTAGTCAGAACTTGCCATGAACTGGGGGTCGTTTGATTTGTACGAGACCGTTTCTCATCAGATGACTTTAGGGGGTGTATCATCTCGTAATTTTCCATAACTTCTTGTTTTGGGTCATCTTACTACTCGTAAGAAGAGCCCTTCATACAAATGGAATGCACGATTAGCATAGCTTGCTGAGGTGGTCAGAACTAACTAGCTTATAGctcccaaaagtgacaaaagaTCTCCTCACATTTTCCTGCCTACATGTTGCGACTTGTGTAGCTAGTCACGACATGTACAAATACAGTACCAATGTAAAATGAGACACAACGATTTTATAAGCTTGGAACTAATGGAACTTTCTCATTCAGGGAAAGCACTGGGcggatagcctagaaatctagacgaaccctagcggcagcaaattacattcgcttccagggctagtctagcaactctccattggcttatgagctcgaaaaattaaacttctatcaggccaatcaaatcgtgtatagagtcgttaggcgggcttaacataatgattgatggcagagttgcaacggtctggcttgaattccctgctacttgaaaacaaagaagatggatgttacTGTTggcaacagtgtgacacgaagttgctttgttttaagttggcaaaagtttgaactagccaactagctcctcgctggtgggaaaacgatGGGACTCCGTTGTCCCATTATGTGCAGAGGGAATCTGAAAGACAACCGATCATCCCtactcggactgagcactgtgaacggtgagtgcccagaccctacattttaatgtgggtctggctcgtcaggctactggGCGGAGTGATTTGTTAAGAGACATTTCCAACATGGCAACATTCACCTTGCACCTAACTACCCAGAtaacaaaatcagattggcatatagcggaccgctggtggtatgccgttggaccaccatctctttaaattcaACTtctcatgaatattaagaaaagttattaaaatggtatatggagtataactgaacaaatgaaaaagattttagaccgatagtggcaaaatattggggcATTTGTCTGCAGCCCCCAGTGGgccgacagtggtccgccagccccttgctatctgggtagtaCAGCTTTGTATGGCTATTGTATTTGTATGGCTACATTTACAATCATTATCATggttattatcattataattATCTTTAGTAGTAGccataatagtagtagtagtagtagtagtagtagtaatagtgtAGGTTATCTGACATTCTATTAATTTTAATGATAACAATGTTGCCAATATTGTCAACAAAAGGGTCTGCCAAGTAACATAAATATAATATGAAAATAGCATTGTTGAAAAGTCGACTTGTGTGACATCAACTTTAGTAGAATGTTGGAATGATGTTCCACATGCAACGACTTTTCGATTTGTCGATAAGGAAATAttctctgagttaacttactcAGATCTGCCACTTAAAGGCACCTACTTGGAATACACCCCAGAAAATGAATGTTCTaaatggaattttagaaccttacatTGTTTCAGAACAGAATGTGTTGCTAGAATGTTTAAAACTCCCCTGCTGAAGGGTTTACCACACCTACAAGGCATATAGTCCAAGTCTGTCCTTGAATGAACAAAAATGTAGGTAATACCACATCAGTCTGAAGTTACTTACCTCCCTCAGTACAATCATTTTGATCTGGCTCTTCCTCCAGAGTCACTTCAATCTCCACCGCGGTGCAGActacctcttcctcttcttcttccatcATATCAGCCATTGCTGTGCTTGCCACTATTGATGTCTCTGTGAAGTCTGTTTCAGTTTTAACGTCTCTGTGCGTAGGCATATCTGCAAGGGTTTGTTGCTCGTGGTAATTATGGTTGGTAATCATATTTCCCTGAATGTCACGACAGCCTCCGAGTTCTTCTACCTCCATCGTCCGATTCGTTGTAGTTAGTGCTCAGTCGCAGTGCGAGTTTTAccttgggggaaaaaaagacctGCCCTCAGTCTGCGCAAACCAAATAGTATGCGATATGACTCTTTATATTAATTCGTTACTGTTTTGTTGTGGCAATACAAACtgaacattctttagaacacagctgatcaaccatccGCTTTCACGGATGTAAaaagaagtgaccggactacttgtGGAGTGATATAAAAGGCGTAAATCTGAAgtacaaaacccgttgccattgacagcggtaattatatgtttgcagtggtaattacatgaacataaacatttttttcttttctttatttcaCGGCTCTACTTTACCCTGCACCTGTACTAAGTTGGATGTGTGTGCACCTTCTGATACTTTGCATAAACattttttcccagtgaaaaacATCACTTCtcatgtgcagtgtttcccatacgttgactaatctgtggcggggcgccacgaaaCCAAAACCGACCGCCACACATTAATATGTTGcagcctactatttaaattaaattaaagataagatcaagtcctttcattgagctgcacttgttacacacgcagcctttccttgccctgccccaccccgctctctctcgtaacgagcccaccgcccctcctctgcatgtgcatttaacaaaacattaacgattgttgaaggattgttgttgccacatagaagcattgcacaGAAGAcggcgggctaaattgctattaaatccgcatCGTGACAatgctgcacaaatttgtttaaaactgctgcattaaagttaactctgctaaggtcttattacaacatagtaggcctacattgaggagactaaactaagtagAGTTATACAATCAAGCAGTAGgctatctcaaagctaacgttagaatactgtttggatgttgagtttagcatgcttacttacag
This window of the Alosa alosa isolate M-15738 ecotype Scorff River chromosome 7, AALO_Geno_1.1, whole genome shotgun sequence genome carries:
- the LOC125297717 gene encoding uncharacterized protein LOC125297717; protein product: MEVEELGGCRDIQGNMITNHNYHEQQTLADMPTHRDVKTETDFTETSIVASTAMADMMEEEEEEVVCTAVEIEVTLEEEPDQNDCTEGGVLEHSDGTLQNKRRRDGEARRPSKARPHNCAGCESSGQQRGHQKHHRKQQNNNDKTVGVHHGEETGVEGGCICDHCGEVFISTTTLNSHVISTHTADKPGDHSSQPSSNPEKSSELNSELSRLFEMLSGSRDLEETSEGFNESNTVELQAAAECLHRESGGQDSADSYVQRDSGEKDNTVSDEDSILSAEDAFDPDFEMKPIESDDSQDSDWEPEVRTPKKRARSATFTVGDPHGGADWQKNHQKDVPECCETPRDALVHTQKKITRNLENHMLTHDAEEPQDGNPTDRSPDRSSRHEESIEGLKERS